A region of Chelonia mydas isolate rCheMyd1 chromosome 7, rCheMyd1.pri.v2, whole genome shotgun sequence DNA encodes the following proteins:
- the CCDC88B gene encoding coiled-coil domain-containing protein 88B isoform X3 has translation MDGDGRALESLGDFVSGPLVTWVRTLENLVPLGWVQDEPQSPSAPDRQARAREYFLHLVDGAFLTQVMGLIRDPTPWRARPPQSQQGDDRLRLQTLHALLRQLRAFYQDDLQQLILMTPPNVQLLARDPLTEQGIEEMRKLLLLLLGAAVQCERKAEIIERIQGLDIETQTALASAIQEVTQDPGVVLSLQWGALAELHPLELTRVLQDLSSRLRGLVQERDASAERLWELQQERELSSPHGPLPPEGPWDNRQHLRVQLADARGQARRLRQELEEKTEELLDQHQELQELEAELRRLRQEHRAVAGEARLAGLYRDELDAMREKAARAERLQGELSALRERLPALERCREKLEEERAFSQALLDSKAQLEGQLESARARAQHLSQFEKENLLLRSQLDQVEEEQERERQRLEELQQEKVLLEGELRQNLGVPQHLSWEEEQEPSEAPNDPAETPKSLSYEVTEVTSSRLLALERENQELRRRLQEALEAPGEPRSPGLEQKNKALSKEVQRLGAELEAQRARSCQEREELSAALLGEKEQLERELRSLQEQRHCQQESLQSQGDPGAWAQEQQEALAESGRRLCQVEEQASSLQEALRRLEATHAKALEGLTASQEARGRLEQELLRLRQELEQQHLEALLLGQLEAEAQALEKEREALRAELSQAERELVETRANLEAERQRAGRQAEQAREAAEELRASERELGTLQRGLEQHKAALTQLEGERGALEAVLSQAERERRALDKETRRLRAQTQAQEEALAEQGRRSAQLEAQSRLQALELGGLRERAQRLRELEQESKGLREQLAAERKAAAALREELLGEKVKGQEREADLVRLREQLERREEEQRLLEEQQGTQQSQYQSLEQRLESSFREMLALKEEKIGALRSRVEELLALNQHLGKELCQVKSSPGAHPPEALGAVEQGQGDPEPTLGLRAELESDTLSKHLIEVERSNAALLAEKEALMGRLGQLESQLGALQGELLSLQGQSGGLREESGRLQAQCGALQVEQAALRSQKAALEARASELRERVAGLEAEVRAARQERDEWRGRHEGLVRNHDKLALLHERQGAELEGLLGKQAGLKGALRALEQEHRELQDRQSHLVAQQAGLEQRETALRGERERLEGAEREHRQLGEQHARLQDEHARVQAVLAAAERAQEEQQGELRGLRGRLTGLQLEQARLEAEGTALREQNHQLEVALGRIGDQCELLAQVKGNQEEENRHLLQEIQKLSQENRTLLERSMESREQYHSEQRQHLDKLNELRREKQKLVEKIMDQYRVLEPALPKNKKSSNWIADKMKKLMKPRREPSREQQRPLAEGANSIENLPGLGQDGRAPDGDSGAPASPVPLRKASSMLSLPDTQRVNLRLNRRKLSSRVLVSESFGPGDATPRQRFRQRQRPLAFLGGSREEAAASWEAQEGQRLPSAGSEERGLLQGKEKAPLSPQLSQ, from the exons ATGGATGGGGACGGGCGTGCCTTGGAGAGCCTGGGGGACTTTGTCTCAGGTCCCCTTGTCACATGG gTGCGGACGCTGGAGAACctggtgcccctggggtgggtgCAGGACGAACCCCAAAGCCCCAGTGCCCCAGACAGGCAGGCGAGGGCCCGGGAGTATTTCCTGCACCTGGTAGATGGAGCCTTCCTCACCCAAGTCATGGGGCTGAT CAGAGACCCGACCCCTTGGCGTGCCcggccaccccagagccagcagggcGACGACAGGCTGCGACTCCAGACCCTGCATGCCCTGCTGCGGCAGCTTCGTGCTTTCTAccag GATGATCTGCAGCAGCTGATTCTAATGACTCCCCCTAATGTGCAGCTTCTCGCCAGAGACCCCCTGACAG AGCAGGGCATCGAGGAGATgcggaagctgctgctgctgctgctgggggctgccGTGCAG TGTGAGCGGAAGGCAGAGATCATTGAACGGATCCAGGGGCTGGACATCGAGACCCAGACTGCGCTGGCCAGTGCCATCCAGGAG GTGACACAGGACCCAGGGGTGGTGCTGAGCCTGCAGTGGGGGGCGCTGGCTGAGCTGCACCCCCTGGAGCTGACACGGGTCCTGCAGGATCTGTCCTCCCGGCTGCGGGGCCTGGTGCAGGAACGGGATGCAAGTGCGGAG AGGCTGtgggagctgcagcaggagcGAGAGTTGTCGTCCCCCCATGGCCCGCTGCCCCCCGAGGGGCCCTGGGACAATCGCCAGCACCTCAGGGTGCAACTGGCTGACGCCCGGGGCCAGGCTCGGCGCCTGCGCCAGGAACT ggaGGAGAAGACCGAGGAGCTGCTGGATCAgcaccaggagctgcaggagctggaggccGAGCTGAGGAGGCTGCGACAGGAG caccgGGCGGTGGCCGGGGAGGCGCGCCTGGCGGGCCTGTACCGGGATGAGCTGGATGCCATGCGGGAGAAGGCGGCCCGGGCTGAGCGCCTGCAGGGGGAGCTCTCGGCCCTGAGGGAGCGACTGCCTGCCTTGGAGCGGTGCCGGGAGAAGCTGGAG GAGGAGCGGGCCTTCTCCCAGGCCCTGCTGGACAGCAAGGCCcagctggaggggcagctggaaTCTGCCCGCGCCCGAGCCCAGCACCTGTCCCAGTTCGAGAAGGAGAATCTACTGCTGCGGAGTCAATTAGATCAAGTTGAGGAG GAGCAGGAGCGGGAGCGTCAGcggctggaggagctgcagcaggagaaGGTGTTGCTGGAGGGGGAGCTGAGGCAGAATCTGGGGGTGCCCCAGCACCTGTcctgggaagaggagcaggagcCCAGTGAGGCTCCCAATG ACCCTGCTGAGACTCCCAAGTCCCTGAGCTACGAGGTGACCGAGGTGACATCCAGCCGCCTGCTAGCGCTGGAGCGGGAGAACCAGGAGCTGCGCCGGAGGCTGCAGGAGGCACTAGAGGCCccgggagaacccaggagtccgggcctTGAGCAGAAGAATAAGGCCCTCAGCAAAGAG GTGCAgcggctgggggcagagctggaagcCCAGCGGGCCCGGAGCTGCCAGGAGCGGGAGGAGCTGAGTGCCGCCCTgctgggggagaaggagcagCTGGAGCGGGAGCTGCGCAGCTTGCAGGAGCAGCGGCACTGCCAG caggaGTCTCTGCAGAGCCAGGGGGACCCAGGCGCCTgggcccaggagcagcaggaggcactggcagAGAGTGGGCGCCGGCTGTGCCAGGTAGAGGAGCAGGCATCCAGCCTGCAGGAGGCATTGCGCCGGCTGGAGGCCACTCACGCCAAGGCCCTGGAGGGGCTGACGGCCTCCCAGGAGGCCCGGGGGCGCCTGGAGCAGGAGTTGCTGAGACTGcggcaggagctggagcagcagcacctGGAGGCCCTGCTTCTGGGGCAGCTGGAGGCCGAGGCCCAGGCGCTGGAGAAGGAGCGGGAGGCGTTGCGGGCAGAGTTGAGCCAAGCCGAGCGGGAGCTGGTGGAGACCCGGGCCAATCTGGAGGCGGAGCGGCAGCGGGCTGGGCGCCAGGCTGAACAGGCGCGGGAGGCCGCGGAGGAGCTACGGGCGTCCGAGCGCGAGCTGGGCACCCTGCAGCGCGGGCTGGAGCAACACAAGGCGGCCCTGACCCAGCTGGAGGGCGAGCGAGGGGCGCTGGAGGCGGTGCTGAGCCAGGCCGAGAGAGAGCGCCGGGCACTGGACAAGGAGACCCGGCGTCTGCGGGCCCAGACCCAGGCCCAAGAGGAAGCACTGGCAGAACAGGGCCGCCGGTCCGCCCAGCTGGAGGCCCAGAGCCGGCTGCAGGCGCTGGAGTTGGGCgggctgagagagagagcgcagcggctgcgggagctggagcaggagagCAAGGGGCTGCGGGAGCAGCTGGCAGCTGAGCGCAAGGCCGCAGCCGCTCTGCGGGAG GAGCTGCTGGGCGAGAAGGTGAAGGGGCAGGAGCGGGAGGCTGACCTGGTGCGGCTGCGGGAGCAGCTGGAgcggagggaggaggagcagcgcctcctggaggagcagcagggcacCCAGCAGAG CCAATACCAGAGCCTGGAGCAGCGGCTGGAGTCGTCCTTCAGGGAGATGCTGGCTCTGAAGGAGGAGAAGATCGGCGCCCTCCGCAGCCGGGTGGAGGAACTGCTCGCCCTCAATCAGCACCTGGGGAAAGAGCTGTGCCAG GTGAAGAGCAGCCCTGGGGCCCACCCGCCCGAGGCTCTGGGGGCCgtggagcagggccagggggaCCCCGAGCCGACGCTGGGGCTTCGGGCTGAGCTGGAGAGTGACACCCTGAGCAAGCATCTCATCGAGGTGGAGCGCAGC AACGCGGCGCTGCTGGCAGAGAAAGAGGCTCTGATGGGGCGGCTGGGGCAGCTGGAGTCGCAGCTGGGCGCCCTGCAGGGGGAGCTGCTGAGCCTGCAGGGGCAGAGCGGAGGCCTGCGAGAGGAGAGTGGGCGGCTGCAGGCCCAGTGTGGGGCCCTCCAG GTGGAGCAGGCGGCGCTGCGCTCCCAGAAGGCAGCCCTGGAGGCCCGGGCGTCGGAGCTGCGGGAGCgagtggcagggctggaggctgaGGTGCGGGCGGCCCGGCAGGAGAGGGACGAGTGGCGCGGGCGCCACGAAGGGCTGGTGCGCAACCATGACAAGCTGGCGCTGCTGCACGAGCGCCAGGGTGCTGAGCTGGAGGGGCTGCTGGGCAAGCAGGCCGGCCTCAAGGGGGCCCTGCGGGCACTGGAGCAGGAGCACCGAGAGCTGCAGGACAG gcAGAGCCATCTGGTGGCACAGCAGGCCGGGCTGGAGCAGCGGGAGACAGCCCTGCGGGGGGAGCGGGAGCGGCTGGAGGGGGCTGAGCGGGAACACCGGCAGCTGGGGGAACAGCACGCCCGGCTGCAGGACGAGCATGCACG GGTGCAGGCGGTGCTGGCAGCGGCCGAGCGAGCGCAGGAGGAGCAGCAAGGGGAGCTGCGGGGCCTGCGGGGCCGGCTGACGGGACTGCAGCTGGAGCAGGCGCGGCTGGAGGCTGAGGGCACCGCCCTGAGGGAGCAGAACCACCAGCTGGAGGTGGCGCTGGGCCGGATCGGAGACCAGTGTGAG ctcctggcccaggtGAAGGGGAACCAGGAGGAGGAGAACCGACACCTGCTGCAGGAGATCCAGAAACTGAGCCAGGAGAACCGCACCCTGCTGGAGCGCAGCATGGAGAGCCGGGAGCAGTATCACTCGGAGCAGCGCCAGCACCT GGATAAGCTGAACGAGCTGCGCCGGGAGAAACAGAAGCTGGTGGAGAAGATAATGGACCAATACCGAGTGCTGGAGCCAGCGCTGCCCAAGAACAA gaAGAGCAGCAACTGGATCGCGGACAAGATGAAGAAGCTGATGAAGCCGCGGCGCGAGCCCTCCCGGGAACAGCAGCGCCCCCTGGCTGAGGGGGCCAATAGCATTGAGAATCTGCCGGGACTTGGGCAGGATGGACGCGCACCTGATGGGG ACTCCGGCGCCCCTGCTTCGCCTGTGCCCCTGCGCAAGGCCAGCAGCATGCTGAGCCTGCCCGACACCCAGAGGGTGAACCTGCGGCTAAATCGGCGCAAGCTGAGCTCCCGCGTCCTGGTCAGCGAGTCCTTCGGGCCTGGGGACGCCACCCCCCGGCAGCGCTTCCGGCAGCGCCAGCGCCCCCTTGCCTTCCTGGGGGGCTCCCGCGAGGAGGCCGCTGCCTCCTGGGAGGCCCAGGAGGGGCAGAGACTCCCCAGTGCTGGCAGTGAGGAGAGAG GGCTACtgcaagggaaggagaaggcaccGCTCTCGCCCCAGCTCAGTCAGTGA
- the CCDC88B gene encoding coiled-coil domain-containing protein 88B isoform X2 produces MDGDGRALESLGDFVSGPLVTWVRTLENLVPLGWVQDEPQSPSAPDRQARAREYFLHLVDGAFLTQVMGLIDPTPWRARPPQSQQGDDRLRLQTLHALLRQLRAFYQDDLQQLILMTPPNVQLLARDPLTEQGIEEMRKLLLLLLGAAVQCERKAEIIERIQGLDIETQTALASAIQEVTQDPGVVLSLQWGALAELHPLELTRVLQDLSSRLRGLVQERDASAERLWELQQERELSSPHGPLPPEGPWDNRQHLRVQLADARGQARRLRQELEEKTEELLDQHQELQELEAELRRLRQEHRAVAGEARLAGLYRDELDAMREKAARAERLQGELSALRERLPALERCREKLEEERAFSQALLDSKAQLEGQLESARARAQHLSQFEKENLLLRSQLDQVEEEQERERQRLEELQQEKVLLEGELRQNLGVPQHLSWEEEQEPSEAPNDPAETPKSLSYEVTEVTSSRLLALERENQELRRRLQEALEAPGEPRSPGLEQKNKALSKEVQRLGAELEAQRARSCQEREELSAALLGEKEQLERELRSLQEQRHCQESLQSQGDPGAWAQEQQEALAESGRRLCQVEEQASSLQEALRRLEATHAKALEGLTASQEARGRLEQELLRLRQELEQQHLEALLLGQLEAEAQALEKEREALRAELSQAERELVETRANLEAERQRAGRQAEQAREAAEELRASERELGTLQRGLEQHKAALTQLEGERGALEAVLSQAERERRALDKETRRLRAQTQAQEEALAEQGRRSAQLEAQSRLQALELGGLRERAQRLRELEQESKGLREQLAAERKAAAALREELLGEKVKGQEREADLVRLREQLERREEEQRLLEEQQGTQQSQYQSLEQRLESSFREMLALKEEKIGALRSRVEELLALNQHLGKELCQVKSSPGAHPPEALGAVEQGQGDPEPTLGLRAELESDTLSKHLIEVERSNAALLAEKEALMGRLGQLESQLGALQGELLSLQGQSGGLREESGRLQAQCGALQVEQAALRSQKAALEARASELRERVAGLEAEVRAARQERDEWRGRHEGLVRNHDKLALLHERQGAELEGLLGKQAGLKGALRALEQEHRELQDRQSHLVAQQAGLEQRETALRGERERLEGAEREHRQLGEQHARLQDEHARVQAVLAAAERAQEEQQGELRGLRGRLTGLQLEQARLEAEGTALREQNHQLEVALGRIGDQCELLAQVKGNQEEENRHLLQEIQKLSQENRTLLERSMESREQYHSEQRQHLDKLNELRREKQKLVEKIMDQYRVLEPALPKNKKSSNWIADKMKKLMKPRREPSREQQRPLAEGANSIENLPGLGQDGRAPDGDSGAPASPVPLRKASSMLSLPDTQRVNLRLNRRKLSSRVLVSESFGPGDATPRQRFRQRQRPLAFLGGSREEAAASWEAQEGQRLPSAGSEERGLLQGKEKAPLSPQLSQ; encoded by the exons ATGGATGGGGACGGGCGTGCCTTGGAGAGCCTGGGGGACTTTGTCTCAGGTCCCCTTGTCACATGG gTGCGGACGCTGGAGAACctggtgcccctggggtgggtgCAGGACGAACCCCAAAGCCCCAGTGCCCCAGACAGGCAGGCGAGGGCCCGGGAGTATTTCCTGCACCTGGTAGATGGAGCCTTCCTCACCCAAGTCATGGGGCTGAT AGACCCGACCCCTTGGCGTGCCcggccaccccagagccagcagggcGACGACAGGCTGCGACTCCAGACCCTGCATGCCCTGCTGCGGCAGCTTCGTGCTTTCTAccag GATGATCTGCAGCAGCTGATTCTAATGACTCCCCCTAATGTGCAGCTTCTCGCCAGAGACCCCCTGACAG AGCAGGGCATCGAGGAGATgcggaagctgctgctgctgctgctgggggctgccGTGCAG TGTGAGCGGAAGGCAGAGATCATTGAACGGATCCAGGGGCTGGACATCGAGACCCAGACTGCGCTGGCCAGTGCCATCCAGGAG GTGACACAGGACCCAGGGGTGGTGCTGAGCCTGCAGTGGGGGGCGCTGGCTGAGCTGCACCCCCTGGAGCTGACACGGGTCCTGCAGGATCTGTCCTCCCGGCTGCGGGGCCTGGTGCAGGAACGGGATGCAAGTGCGGAG AGGCTGtgggagctgcagcaggagcGAGAGTTGTCGTCCCCCCATGGCCCGCTGCCCCCCGAGGGGCCCTGGGACAATCGCCAGCACCTCAGGGTGCAACTGGCTGACGCCCGGGGCCAGGCTCGGCGCCTGCGCCAGGAACT ggaGGAGAAGACCGAGGAGCTGCTGGATCAgcaccaggagctgcaggagctggaggccGAGCTGAGGAGGCTGCGACAGGAG caccgGGCGGTGGCCGGGGAGGCGCGCCTGGCGGGCCTGTACCGGGATGAGCTGGATGCCATGCGGGAGAAGGCGGCCCGGGCTGAGCGCCTGCAGGGGGAGCTCTCGGCCCTGAGGGAGCGACTGCCTGCCTTGGAGCGGTGCCGGGAGAAGCTGGAG GAGGAGCGGGCCTTCTCCCAGGCCCTGCTGGACAGCAAGGCCcagctggaggggcagctggaaTCTGCCCGCGCCCGAGCCCAGCACCTGTCCCAGTTCGAGAAGGAGAATCTACTGCTGCGGAGTCAATTAGATCAAGTTGAGGAG GAGCAGGAGCGGGAGCGTCAGcggctggaggagctgcagcaggagaaGGTGTTGCTGGAGGGGGAGCTGAGGCAGAATCTGGGGGTGCCCCAGCACCTGTcctgggaagaggagcaggagcCCAGTGAGGCTCCCAATG ACCCTGCTGAGACTCCCAAGTCCCTGAGCTACGAGGTGACCGAGGTGACATCCAGCCGCCTGCTAGCGCTGGAGCGGGAGAACCAGGAGCTGCGCCGGAGGCTGCAGGAGGCACTAGAGGCCccgggagaacccaggagtccgggcctTGAGCAGAAGAATAAGGCCCTCAGCAAAGAG GTGCAgcggctgggggcagagctggaagcCCAGCGGGCCCGGAGCTGCCAGGAGCGGGAGGAGCTGAGTGCCGCCCTgctgggggagaaggagcagCTGGAGCGGGAGCTGCGCAGCTTGCAGGAGCAGCGGCACTGCCAG gaGTCTCTGCAGAGCCAGGGGGACCCAGGCGCCTgggcccaggagcagcaggaggcactggcagAGAGTGGGCGCCGGCTGTGCCAGGTAGAGGAGCAGGCATCCAGCCTGCAGGAGGCATTGCGCCGGCTGGAGGCCACTCACGCCAAGGCCCTGGAGGGGCTGACGGCCTCCCAGGAGGCCCGGGGGCGCCTGGAGCAGGAGTTGCTGAGACTGcggcaggagctggagcagcagcacctGGAGGCCCTGCTTCTGGGGCAGCTGGAGGCCGAGGCCCAGGCGCTGGAGAAGGAGCGGGAGGCGTTGCGGGCAGAGTTGAGCCAAGCCGAGCGGGAGCTGGTGGAGACCCGGGCCAATCTGGAGGCGGAGCGGCAGCGGGCTGGGCGCCAGGCTGAACAGGCGCGGGAGGCCGCGGAGGAGCTACGGGCGTCCGAGCGCGAGCTGGGCACCCTGCAGCGCGGGCTGGAGCAACACAAGGCGGCCCTGACCCAGCTGGAGGGCGAGCGAGGGGCGCTGGAGGCGGTGCTGAGCCAGGCCGAGAGAGAGCGCCGGGCACTGGACAAGGAGACCCGGCGTCTGCGGGCCCAGACCCAGGCCCAAGAGGAAGCACTGGCAGAACAGGGCCGCCGGTCCGCCCAGCTGGAGGCCCAGAGCCGGCTGCAGGCGCTGGAGTTGGGCgggctgagagagagagcgcagcggctgcgggagctggagcaggagagCAAGGGGCTGCGGGAGCAGCTGGCAGCTGAGCGCAAGGCCGCAGCCGCTCTGCGGGAG GAGCTGCTGGGCGAGAAGGTGAAGGGGCAGGAGCGGGAGGCTGACCTGGTGCGGCTGCGGGAGCAGCTGGAgcggagggaggaggagcagcgcctcctggaggagcagcagggcacCCAGCAGAG CCAATACCAGAGCCTGGAGCAGCGGCTGGAGTCGTCCTTCAGGGAGATGCTGGCTCTGAAGGAGGAGAAGATCGGCGCCCTCCGCAGCCGGGTGGAGGAACTGCTCGCCCTCAATCAGCACCTGGGGAAAGAGCTGTGCCAG GTGAAGAGCAGCCCTGGGGCCCACCCGCCCGAGGCTCTGGGGGCCgtggagcagggccagggggaCCCCGAGCCGACGCTGGGGCTTCGGGCTGAGCTGGAGAGTGACACCCTGAGCAAGCATCTCATCGAGGTGGAGCGCAGC AACGCGGCGCTGCTGGCAGAGAAAGAGGCTCTGATGGGGCGGCTGGGGCAGCTGGAGTCGCAGCTGGGCGCCCTGCAGGGGGAGCTGCTGAGCCTGCAGGGGCAGAGCGGAGGCCTGCGAGAGGAGAGTGGGCGGCTGCAGGCCCAGTGTGGGGCCCTCCAG GTGGAGCAGGCGGCGCTGCGCTCCCAGAAGGCAGCCCTGGAGGCCCGGGCGTCGGAGCTGCGGGAGCgagtggcagggctggaggctgaGGTGCGGGCGGCCCGGCAGGAGAGGGACGAGTGGCGCGGGCGCCACGAAGGGCTGGTGCGCAACCATGACAAGCTGGCGCTGCTGCACGAGCGCCAGGGTGCTGAGCTGGAGGGGCTGCTGGGCAAGCAGGCCGGCCTCAAGGGGGCCCTGCGGGCACTGGAGCAGGAGCACCGAGAGCTGCAGGACAG gcAGAGCCATCTGGTGGCACAGCAGGCCGGGCTGGAGCAGCGGGAGACAGCCCTGCGGGGGGAGCGGGAGCGGCTGGAGGGGGCTGAGCGGGAACACCGGCAGCTGGGGGAACAGCACGCCCGGCTGCAGGACGAGCATGCACG GGTGCAGGCGGTGCTGGCAGCGGCCGAGCGAGCGCAGGAGGAGCAGCAAGGGGAGCTGCGGGGCCTGCGGGGCCGGCTGACGGGACTGCAGCTGGAGCAGGCGCGGCTGGAGGCTGAGGGCACCGCCCTGAGGGAGCAGAACCACCAGCTGGAGGTGGCGCTGGGCCGGATCGGAGACCAGTGTGAG ctcctggcccaggtGAAGGGGAACCAGGAGGAGGAGAACCGACACCTGCTGCAGGAGATCCAGAAACTGAGCCAGGAGAACCGCACCCTGCTGGAGCGCAGCATGGAGAGCCGGGAGCAGTATCACTCGGAGCAGCGCCAGCACCT GGATAAGCTGAACGAGCTGCGCCGGGAGAAACAGAAGCTGGTGGAGAAGATAATGGACCAATACCGAGTGCTGGAGCCAGCGCTGCCCAAGAACAA gaAGAGCAGCAACTGGATCGCGGACAAGATGAAGAAGCTGATGAAGCCGCGGCGCGAGCCCTCCCGGGAACAGCAGCGCCCCCTGGCTGAGGGGGCCAATAGCATTGAGAATCTGCCGGGACTTGGGCAGGATGGACGCGCACCTGATGGGG ACTCCGGCGCCCCTGCTTCGCCTGTGCCCCTGCGCAAGGCCAGCAGCATGCTGAGCCTGCCCGACACCCAGAGGGTGAACCTGCGGCTAAATCGGCGCAAGCTGAGCTCCCGCGTCCTGGTCAGCGAGTCCTTCGGGCCTGGGGACGCCACCCCCCGGCAGCGCTTCCGGCAGCGCCAGCGCCCCCTTGCCTTCCTGGGGGGCTCCCGCGAGGAGGCCGCTGCCTCCTGGGAGGCCCAGGAGGGGCAGAGACTCCCCAGTGCTGGCAGTGAGGAGAGAG GGCTACtgcaagggaaggagaaggcaccGCTCTCGCCCCAGCTCAGTCAGTGA